GATGAGTATCGTCAACGTGATCTCGAGCGTCGGCTGCCCCTACGATTGCGACTTCTGTATCGACTCGAAGAGCACCTACGTGATGCTGCCCAAGGAGCGTCTGGCGGCGGATCTGAACTTCATCGCCACGACCTGGCCCGGGATCCTCGTGGGCTATTCGGATCCGAGCTTCGGCGTTCGCTTCGATGAAGTCTTGAACGTCATCGAGACCGTTCCCAAGCGAGCTCGAAATCCGTACGTGATGGAGAGCTCACTCGCGATCCTGCGAGAGAATCGGCTGCCGCGGCTCAAGGAGACGAACTGCCTCTTCGTGGCCCCCGGTGTCGAGGGCTGGTCGGATTATTCCAACAAGACCGGCGTGGGCAAGAAGGTAGGGGAGGAGAAACTCGAGAGTCTGGTCGCCCATTTCCAAGAGATACACGAGTTTGTACCGGGCATTCAGGCGAACTTCCTCTTTGGCACCGAAGTCGACCGGGGCGAGGAGCCCGTCGAGCTGACCAAGGAGTTCATCCGTCGGCTGCCTTTCGTCTGGCCGACCATCAACATTCCGGTTCCCTTCGGCGGCACGCCGCTCTGCGAAAGTCTGGTGGCGGCAGGGCGCGTCTTGAGGGCCATGCCTTCCAGCTTCTACTACCTACCGTACCTAGTGCTTCGGCTCAAGCACTATCTCCCGTTCTAGTACTACGAAAA
This DNA window, taken from bacterium, encodes the following:
- a CDS encoding radical SAM protein: MAKLKIGILEIIDDSISQGWRNRVYSAQFRKIYASLTPQAVSVWCRQLGHETHYATFYGQTDPQDLLPEDLDVVFFAVDTRSSALAYALAKLYRCRNALTVIGGAHARAFPLDCLRFFDLVVHDCDKSLIEEILLDSFERPSIISTGRMLTEFPSVEERKQEVAAATFDRRGKPGRMSIVNVISSVGCPYDCDFCIDSKSTYVMLPKERLAADLNFIATTWPGILVGYSDPSFGVRFDEVLNVIETVPKRARNPYVMESSLAILRENRLPRLKETNCLFVAPGVEGWSDYSNKTGVGKKVGEEKLESLVAHFQEIHEFVPGIQANFLFGTEVDRGEEPVELTKEFIRRLPFVWPTINIPVPFGGTPLCESLVAAGRVLRAMPSSFYYLPYLVLRLKHYLPF